Part of the Synechococcus sp. MU1617 genome, GGCACGTCCACCCAGTGCTCCCATGATGCGCGCTTTGAGCTGGGCACGGGTGACCAGAGTTTGCTCTTCGTCAGGGGAGAACCAGGTGAGGCCTTGGGCCTGACCACGGGGAACCAAGGTGACCTTCTGAACAGGATCGTGGTCCTTGACCAGGGTTCCGATCAGGGCATGACCCACTTCGTGGTATGCGATCAGACGCTTGCTGCGACCGTCGGTGAGCGGACGGCCTTCCATGCCGGCGATGATGCGATCGACAGCGTCGTCGATCTCGCTCAGACCGATGGCGTCCTTGCGGCGACGGGCGGTGAGGATGGCTGCCTCGTTCATCAAGTTGGCCAGGTCAGCCCCGGTGAAGCCAGGGGTGCGGCGGGCGATGCTTTCGAGGGACAGCTCATCTTCGAGCTTCTTGTTGCGGCAGTGCACGTCGAGGATGGCGAGGCGGCCCTTGATATCAGGGGCGTCCACAGTGACCTGACGGTCGAAACGACCGGGACGCATCAGGGCTGAGTCCAGAACGTCGGGACGGTTGGTGGCGGCAATGATGATGATGCCGCTGTTGCCCTCGAAGCCATCCATCTCCGTCAGGAGCTGGTTCAGCGTCTGTTCGCGTTCGTCGTTACCGCCGCCGATGCCAGCACCGCGCTGGCGACCAACGGCATCAATTTCGTCGATGAAGATCAGACAAGGGCTGTTCTCTTTGGCCTTCTTGAACAGGTCGCGAACGCGGCTGGCACCCACGCCAACGAACATTTCGACGAACTCAGAACCAGAGAGCGAGAAGAAGGGAACTCCCGCTTCGCCTGCAATGGCCTTGGCAAGAAGGGTTTTACCGGTGCCGGGAGGGCCAACCAACAGAAGGCCGCGGGGAATCTGAGCACCCACGGAGGTAAAACGCTCGGGCTGCTTGAGGAAGGTGACCACTTCCTGAAGTTCCTGCTTGGCTTCGGTGACACCAGCCACGTCATCAAACATGACGCCTGTTTCTGCTTCCATCATGAAGCGGGCCTTGCTTTTGCCGAACTGCATGGCTTGGCCAGGGCCGCCAGGCATGTTGCTGTTGCGGCGGGCTAAGAAGATCAGGGCACCGATCAGCAGCAGCGGGAAGGCCAGATTGCCCAGAACCCCCAGGGCCGGAGGCGCTGTGCGGGGGGGATGAATATCGAAGCTGATGCCTTCAGTCTTCAGGGTGTTGATCAGCTCAGGGGCAAGACCGGGCAAATCGACGCGCAGGCGCTGGACGCGGTTGTCGAGATCGGGATCAACGGCTTCGATCACGGCGTTGCGGCCACCGTCGTAGATATCAACGGCTGTGACGCGGCCGGCTTCGACGTAGTCGAGGAAGCGGCCGTAGCTCATACGCGCCACGGCAGCATTGCGGGGAGCGACGGTGGTGCCATTGCTGTCTTGGCTGAGGCCATTGATGCCTCCGTTACTCACCACCTGCCAGCCAATCAGCAACACGACGCCGATTGGCAACAGCCAGAGGGCAAGAAGGCGCCAGCGCTGATTCATGAGCCGAAAAAATTCGTTAACTAGTGTAAAGGAGTTGGACTGATTTCTGAGACCCGAATCAAAGGCTTCTCAGGGCAACAATTGGATCGAGCTTGGCGGCTCGTCGGGCAGGTACGACACCGAAGAACAGTCCGATCGATCCTGAGAGCCCAACGGTGAACATCACTGTCGTGGCGCCGATCGCTGCCGGGAGTGGCGTGACCGCCGCCACGAGGCTCACGGTTCCAAGCCCCACCAGCGTGCCGATGGCGCCGCCCAGGCTGGCAAGCACCAGGGATTCCACCAGAAACTGCTGCAGCACATCAGTGCTGCGAGCCCCCAGGGCCTTGCGCAGACCGATCTCTTCGGTTCGTTCGCTGACGGACACCAGCATGATGTTCATGATCCCGATGCCGCCCACCAGCAGGGAGATCCCTCCGATGGCCCCGAGCATCAAGGTGAGTCCTCCGGTGATGGTGCTCACGATGGTGAGGGCATCCTTCTGGGACCGAACCACGAAATCGTCATCCCGGAGAATTCGGTGCCTCTGTCTCAGCAGGTTGTTGATCTGAAAGCTTGCTGCGTTGATGCTCTGTTCATCTCTGGCTTCAACACTGATGGAGTTGAGGCTGACGCCGTAAATCGGATCCCGACCGGTGATCCGGTTCACCATCGTTGTGATTGGGATGTAAATGTTTTCATCCTGGTTGCTGCCGAACACGGCCCCTTTGGGGGCCATCACACCGATCACCTCAAAGCTTTGATTGCCGATGCGCACCTGCTGGCCAATCGCTGAGCCAGTGGGGAACATCTTTTTGCGTAGATCAGAGCCGAGCACAGCAACAGCCCGTGCACCGGCTACTGCCTTGGCGCTGATGAAACGGCCCTTGGCCACTTCAAAGCTGCGAACCGGAAGGAACTCCGGTGTCACGCCGAAGACCGCACCAGTGGCACTGCGGGCTCCCGCCTGCACCACCTGATTGGTGTTGACCAGAGGCGCGACGCGTTTGACGCTGGGAACTTGAGCGGCGATGGCTTCGGCATCCTCCAGGACAAGCGTTTTGGGTCGGGTGACACCTTGGCGTCTGGTGTTTGTGTTGCCAGGGACCACAAACAGCACATTGGCACCGAGGTTGTTCAACTGCCCTTCAGCCAGCCCCTGGGCGCCACGACCAACCCCCACCAGGGTGATCACAGAGGCATTACCGATCACGATGCCCACCATGGTGAGCAGGCTGCGCAGACGGTTGCTCCGCAGGGTGGACAGGGCCATCCGCACCGTTTCCGTTGCGGGCATCCGCCGGTTCATGGTTTGGCGTCGTTCAGATCAGTGTCGCTTCAGCTTCGTTGCTAACGATGCTCACCTTGACAAGATCCGTGGATCCGGAAACGCCCGAATGGGTGCCTGCGGACTGAACCACAAGATCTCCCTCCTTCAGCAGATCCAGTTCTCTGGCCTTGACCATGGCGGCGTGGAAGGTTTGCGTGGTGCGTTCGCCCTGGGGAATCACCAGAGGGGTCACACCCCACACCAGCTGAAGACGGCAGGCAACGGTGCGATCGGGGGTGACAGCAAGAATCGGTGCCGCAGGCCGAAACTTGCTGACGTTTCGAGCCGTGGCCCCACTTTTTGTGAGGGGAAGGATCGCGGAGGCGTTGAGCTGGCTGGCGATGGTGCTGACCGCACCGCTCAAGGCATTGGGAACGGTGCTGGGCAGGTGGCTGTCGATCGAGCGTTGGGGATAGTCCTTTTCAATCCTTCGAGCAATGGTGGCCATGGTCTGAACGGCTTCCACGGGGAAATCCCCCACCGCGGTCTCATTGGAAAGCATCACGGCGTCGGTGCCATCAAGGATGGCGTTGGCCACGTCGCTGACTTCGGCTCGGGTCGGCCGGGGGCTGGAGGCCATGGAATCCAGCATCTGGGTGGCCGTGATGATGGGGATGCCCAGGCTGTTGGCCTTGCTGATCAGTTCCTTCTGCAGAAGCGGAACTTCCTCAGCCGGCATCTCCACTCCGAGGTCACCGCGGGCCACCATCACACCGTCGCAGAGCGGAAGGATCGAATCGATCTGATCGATGGCCTCAAATTTTTCGATCTTCGCCACCACAGGGGTCTCATGGCCCTGCTCACGGATCAGTCCGCGAATCTCTTCCATGTCGGAGGGATTGCGCACGAAGCTGAGTGCCACCCAATCCACCCCCTGGCTGAGGCCAAAGGCCAAGTCGGTCTTGTCCTTGTCCGTTAGGGCACGAACGGAAAGCTGCACGTCCGGGAAGTTGACGCCCTTGTTGTTGGAAAGAACACCGCCCACGGTCACGGTGCAATGCAGGGTCTGCTGCGCCTTGTCGACGGTATCGACCCTCATCTCAACGCGGCCGTCGTCGAGCAGGATCCGGCTTCCGGCGGTGACTTCGTCGGCCAGCTTGTCGTAGGTCACGGTTGCGATCGTCTTGTCGCAGCTCACCGGCCGTGAGGTGAGCGTGAAGGGATCGCCATTGGCCAGGGTGATCGGGCCTTCCGCAAACCTCCCGAGTCGGATCTTCGGGCCCTGAAGGTCTTGGAGGATGCCGATGGTCTGACCCAATTCCTCAGACACCTGACGAATCGTGGCGATGCGTGCGGCGTGTTCGCTGTGGTCCCCGTGGGAAAAGTTCAGCCGGAACGTGGTGGCACCAGCCTTCACCAGCTCCTTGATCCGCTGCGGACTTTCCGTGGCAGGGCCGATGGTGGCCACGATCTTGGTCCGTCGGTTCAGGTCGAACTGGCCCATATCGCGGCTGAAAATCCTTGCGGAAACTACCATCCGGGCGTTTCCCTACCGGTCCCATGGAGATGAATTCCTATCAGGACGCCGCCCGAAAGACGGCTGCCTACCCGGATGTGGGCCGTAATCCCATCTATCCGACCCTTGGTTTGACCGGTGAAGCCGGCGAGGTGGCTGACAAGGTGAAAAAGGTGATTCGGGATCGTGAGGGTGTTTTTGATGCCGACACCCGCGAAGCAATCAAGTTGGAGCTGGGAGATGTGCTCTGGTACGTGGCTCAGCTGGCCAGCGAACTGGGTTATGACCTGGATGAGGTGGCTGAAGCCAACCTGCAGAAACTGTCGAGCCGGGCTGCCCGTGGGCGCATCGGCGGCAGCGGTGACCAACGTTGATCTCCTGATGCTCCGACGACTCCTTGCCTTGTTGTGCAGCCTGCCTCTGCTGCTTGGACTGGCACTCCCTTGCGATGCCGCTGAACTTCAACTCACTGAGGTTCGCCTGGATCCCTGCGGAGAGCTGGACGCTGGTAATCAACCCGAACTGAGCCGGCCGATGGGTGCCAGCTGTTATGTGCTGACGGGAGACGTTGAGAACCGCGGCAAAAACAGCGTCATCGATACCGATGTGTACGCACGAATTCTTGATGCCAGTGGTGAACCCGTTCTTCCAAACAGAACCCGGGTGGGATCGATCGGGGATGTGAACCCCGGTCACTCCCCATTCGCTCTGCGAATCTCAGTGCCTGCGGGAACACCTGGACCGTTTGTGATCAAAAATCCCCGTGCCCGTGGGTTCAATGCCCCTGTACGAACCCGCGTTGATGCTGATGAGGATGATTTGCTGCCGTTGGAACGCGGCATCAATCAGCAGTGATCACCAGGTGGAGCCCGACATGTAGAAGGCGCTGATCGACTGCCCCACCAGGCTCTGCAACAGATTCAGGGCCAGGAAGGCCAGGATGGCGGAGAGGTCAATGCCCCCAAGTGGTGGGATCAAACCCCTGAATGCGTTGAGGTAGGGGTCGGTGATCGCACTCACGCTGCTCAGCACCGGATTGCCCCAGTCCAGGTTCGGGAACCAGCTCAGCAGAACTCGAACGATCAGCACCAATGAGTAGATCTGCAGGGTCTGGGACAGCACCTGCAGCAGGGTGACGGGTAGAGATTCCATGACGGGGGCTGATCTGCTTCGACTTTATGCAGCTTCCGTCAGATCGGTTGCCCCGAGATCAGGAAGCACGGAGAAGGTGCGATGGAATTTTTCGGTGAGAGTGAGCCAGTAGGACCGCCCCTCGCTCTGTCGACGCCGTTCGATGAATTCCTGCGCCAGCAGTTCCTTGATGTGGTCGTAGGCCCCCGAGCCCCGCAGATCCACAAGATCCGATTGAAGAATTCGCTTCTTCAGGGCAATGGTGGCAAGGGTTCGCAAGGTTGCCGTGGAGAGATTCACCGGCAGCAGGTCTTTGACCAGATCGCCCATGCCCGGCCTGAGCTGCAGCCCGTAGCGACCGCTCTGTTCAACGATCTCAAGGGCACTGTCCCTCTGGGCGTAAGAGGCCGTCAGGGCCACGAGGGCTTCTTCCACGGACCGGCGGTCTGAATCGGCAAGCTCGGTCAGTTCGCCGACGCTGACGGGCCGGCCCTTGAGATAAAGAATCGCCTCGAGTCTGGTGGGCAGGGATGCAGACGTCATCACAAGCCCTCGAGAGCACTCAAGTTACCGCCTGAAAACTCAGAGGAACAGGCCATAGGCCGGGTTGTTCGTTTCATCCCAGTGGCGATATCCCAGGGCATCGAGGAAGTCGGTCCAGCCCTCCTTCTCCTGTTCCGGCACCAGCACCCCCACAACAATGCGCCCTACGTCGGCGCCGTGGTTTCTGTAGTGGAAGATGCTGATGCTCCAGCCGGGGTGCAGAGCATCCACGAAGCTCATCAAGGCACCCGGGCGTTCGGGGAATTCGAAGCGATACAGCAGCTCCTTGCATTCCCCGGCACAGGCCGTGCGCGCTGAGGACGGCAGACGGCCCCCCACCATGTGGCGCAGGTGGACCTTGGCAAATTCGTTCTCACTCAGATCGAGGCAGGGGAAACCCCCACGTTCCAGTTGGTTCAGCAGTGAGGCACGGTCGCTTTCATCTTTCACCTGCACACCGATGAAGATCTGCGCCGTGGCGCCATCGGTCATGCGGTAGCTGAATTCCGTAAGACTGCGCTCCCGTAGCAGTTCGCAAAGCCGCCTCAGGCTGCCGGGTGATTCGGGAATTTCCACGGCCAACATTGCTTCTCGCTCTTCACCGAGCTCAGCCCGTTCGGCGATGAAGCGCAGTCGGTCGAAATTCATGTTGGCCCCGCAGGCCACCGCCACAAGATTGCTCCCCGCTAGGTGCCGATCGGCCACGTCCTGCTTGAGCCCGGCAACCGCCAGAGCACCGGCCGGCTCAAGGATTGAACGGGTGTCTTCAAAGACGTCCTTGATCGCGGCACAGATGGCATCGGTGTCGACCCGAACCATCCGATCGACGAACTGCTGAGCCAGCTCAAAGGTGTGTTGGCCCACCTTCCTGACCGCGACGCCATCGGCAAAAAGACCGACCTGTTCCAGTTCCACCCGCTTGCCTTGCTCGAGGGAGCGGCTCAGGGCATCGGCATCGACAGGCTCAACGCCGATCACCTCCGTTTCCGGCCAGAGCCGTTTGACGTAGGCGGCGATTCCTGCGATCAGGCCACCACCGCCCACAGCCACATAGATGGCGTTGGGTGGCTGCTCGGCCTGGCGCATGATCTCCATTCCGATGGTCCCCTGACCTGCGATCACCTCCGGATCGTCAAAGGGGTGGATGAAGGTGAGCCCCTCGGCCTTGCAGCGTCGCTGCGCTTCCGCGGAGCACTCGTCGTAGGTCTCGCCATGGAGGACCACGTCACCGCCAAGGGCCCGCACGGCGCGAACTTTCACCTCTGGGGTGGTGCTCGGCATCACGATCACGGCCCGACAGCCGAGCCGCTTGGCACTTAAGGCGACGCCCTGGGCATGGTTGCCGGCGCTGGAGGCAATCACACCGCGCTTCAGCTCGTCGGCACTGAGCTGGGCCATGCGGTTGTAAGCGCCGCGCAGCTTGAACGAGAACACCGGCTGGAGATCCTCACGCTTCAGCCAGACCGCGTTGTTCAGCCGGCGGCTCAGATTGGGGGCGTGATCCAAGGGGGTTTCCCTCGCCACGTCGTAGACGCGGGCGCGCAGGATCCGCTGCAGGTAATCGGTCATCCCACCATTCTTCCAAGGGTTCGATCCAGACAGGGGCCGGGTCGGTTCCCGTAGATTGCACGTATTGGAGTTGTCGGTGCATGCATCTCGGAGATCTGAAGCATCCGAATGAACTGCACGGACTCAGCCCGGCTCAGCTCGAGGATGTGGCTCGGCAGATTCGTGAGCGGCATCTGCAGGTGGTGTCCACCAGTGGTGGTCATCTGGGTCCTGGTTTGGGAGTTGTGGAGCTGACCCTGGCGCTATACCAGACGCTCGACCTCGACCATGACCGTGTGATCTGGGATGTCGGCCATCAGGCCTACCCCCACAAATTGATCACCGGCCGGTTCAACGAATTCGATTCCCTGCGCCAGCAGCACGGGGTCGCGGGTTATCTCAAGCGCTCGGAGAGCGACTTCGATCACTTCGGAGCTGGCCACGCCAGCACGTCCATCTCCGCGGCGCTGGGCATGGCCATGGCGCGGGACAACCGGGGTGAGTCGTTCAAATGCGTTGCCGTTATCGGTGATGGAGCCCTGACAGGCGGCATGGCTCTGGAGGCGATCAACCACGCCGGACACCTTCCCAACACGCCGTTTCTGGTGGTGCTGAACGACAACGACATGTCGATTTCCCCGCCGGTGGGTGCGCTGTCGAATGTGTTGAACCGTGCGCGGCTCAGCCCACCGATGCAGTTCCTCTCAGGGAGTGTCGAAGAAAGCGTTCGGCACCTGCCCTTCATGGGTGGTGAGATCCCTGCGGAACTCAACCGCCTCAAGGGGAGCATGCGTCGCCTCGCGGTTCCGAAGGTGGGTGCTGTCTTCGAGGAACTGGGTTTCACCTACATGGGGCCGATCGACGGCCATGACATCGGTGAAATGGTGCGCACCTTCCAGGCGGCCCACCGTGAGGGCGGCCCTGTGTTGGTGCATGTGGTCACCAAAAAGGGCAAGGGCTACCCCTACGCCGAGGCCGATCAGGTTGGCTATCACGCCCAATCGGCGTTTGATCTCGGCACCGGCAAGGCGATTCCGTCCTCGAAACCCAAGCCCCCCAGCTACAGCAAGGTGTTTGGCCAGACCCTGGTCAAGCTCTGTGAGCAGAACAGTCGGGTGATCGGCATCACCGCGGCCATGGCCACCGGTACCGGTCTTGATCTGCTTCAGAAGGCTGTTCCGGACCAGTACGTGGACGTTGGTATTGCTGAGCAACATGCCGTCACCTTGGCGGCTGGCATGGCCTGCGAGGGTTTGCGCCCTGTCGTCGCCATCTACAGCACCTTTTTGCAGCGCGCCTACGACCAGTTGATCCACGACGTTGGCATTCAGAAGCTGCCCGTCACCTTCGTGCTGGATCGTGCCGGCATCGTCGGTGCTGACGGCCCGACTCACCAGGGTCAATACGACATCAGCTACATGCGGGCCATTCCCAACTTCACGGTGATGGCGCCGAAGGATGAGGCTGAGCTGCAGCAGATGTTGGTGACCTGCCTGCATCACGACGGGCCCACGGCGCTGCGGATTCCCCGGGGCTCCGGTGAAGGCGTTCCGTTGATGGAAGAAGGTTGGGAATCGCTGCCGATCGGCCGCGGTGAACTGCTGCGGGAAGGCAACGATCTGATGATCGTGGCCTACGGCTCGATGGTGGCTCCTGCCCTAGCCACAGCAACGCTCTTGGAAGAAGCGGGGCTCTCCACCACTGTGATCAATGCTCGCTTCCTGCGGCCCCTGGATCAGGCGCTGATTCATCCCCTGGCGCGACGCATCCCCCGCGTGGTCACCATGGAAGAGGGGGCGCTCCCCGGTGGCTTTGGCGCAGCGGTTCTTGAGTCGTTGATTGATCAGGACATCAACGTGTCGATGCTGCGCATCGGTATCCCCGATCAGCTGGTCGATCACGCCACGCCGCAGCAGAGCAAGGAGGCCCTCGGCCTCACTCCTGCGCAGATGGCGGAACGCATCCTTGAGCGCTTCAGCAACACCTCTGGTGATCTGCCATCCACCGCTTCGATCAAGGCCCTCCAGGCCTAAGGCTGAGGAATCGGTGTCGGTTCTGATCGTTGGCGCGGGGCCGTCCGGTGCCCGTTTGGCGATTCAACTGGCGCGGGCGGGTGTTGAGGTCACCTTGGTGGATCGCTTGGCCGATCCCCATCGCCATGCCTATTCCAGTGGTGCTTTGCCATTGGACGCTGTTCGTCGGCTTGGTCTGCCGGATGAAGCCATTGCCGCCACCTGGCAGGGCTGGCAGCTGCACGATCCCTCGGGTCTCGTTCATCAGTGGTGGTCTGCCGGCGATCTGGGGGTGGTGCTCGACTTTGGTCGGCTTCGGTCCTGGCTCTGGGAGCAGGCGCGTCGCCATGGGGTGGAGTTGATTCAGGACTGCCGGGCTGCGCTGAGCTCGCTTTCGGCCGAAGGGGCCAGTGTCCGGTTGCAGACCCGCGATGGATGGACGTCATTACGCTCAGCTCGTTGGCTGATTGATGCCACGGGTGCACGCCGAGATCTGCTGCAGCAGGCCGGCCTCAGCCCCAATCCGGAGGATCCATTGCTGCAGGGCATCGGCGTTGAGTGGTTGCTCCAAGCCGACGACCGTCAGTCCGCTGCCTGGCGGGATCGGATCAGTTTCTTCCTGGGCACCGCCTGGATCCCCCACGGATACGGCTGGATCTTCCCGATGCAAGGGCAACGGCTGAAGGTGGGCGTCTGTCACCTTCCACCGGCGGATCGATCGACTCCCGGCAGCCTGGCTAGCCCCCTTCAGCGCTTGATTCAACGCTGTGGCTTGAGCGCCTGCCCGGTGCTGGATCGCCATGGCGGCCCCGTGTCCAGCAGCATCTCACGCACCGAACCGTTAGCGGCCGGGGCGCTGCTGGCGGTGGGGGATGCGGCCAGTTCCGCCAACCTGCTTGGGGGAGAAGGGATCCGCCATGCCATGGACAGCGCTGATCAATTGGCCGATCTGTTGATCGCTGAAGGGATTCGGGGAGATTCCACGACGATGGCCCGTCGATACCAACAGCAGCTCAAGGACCAGCGGAGTTGGCGCTGGTTGGTGTCTGGCCGGCTGGCGCGGCGCACCTGGTGGGGACTCGACAATCCAAGGGCGGATCGGCGTCTTCAACGTCTGATCCATGGGCTTTCTGTTTCAACAGAAGCCCCAGCTCTGTCTGAGCTGTTGTTCGACTACAACTTCGAGCGTTACGGCCTTCGTCTGCTGCCGTATCTGCTTTGAGCCAAGAGTTGTTTCAGGGAGGAGACTGGCTCCTCCCTCAAGTCATGTGCTTCAGAGCACGCCGCGGGCGGCCAGACCCTGGATGGCGCCGATGCCGATGATGTGGCCCAGGCTGGTGGTGCCGAGCAGGGCTGCGTGGCCCATTCCGCCGAAGAAGGAAGCGTTGGGGAGTCCAGCACCAACGTTGGGGTGCTTGATCGTGGCCTTGCCGACCATGATGGCAACCACATTGCAGAGGATCATCACCAAGGCGACCTTGGGAGACCAGGACACGGTGGCGGGAGCGATCGCGAAAAGGTGGGTCAGCATTCGAGCCAATGAGCGACACCTCATCTTCCGGTGATGGAGACGCCTTGCCTGACTCTCTTAAGAGTTGTTCACCCTTTTTTGGTGGTTGGTAACAACAGTCCGATCACCAAAACCGTATTGCTGAGGGTGAGAAAGGCTTCTGCCCCACCATGCAACCAGTCGATCTCCACCAGTTCGGCGGAGCAGCAGCGCAGGGCGGCAATGGCGGCACCAATCGTGACGGCCACAAACAGAAGGGTGAGCTGGAAGCCCCGTTCCGCCATCAGCGGAAGCGCCTCACTTTTCCTGAGCCAGTACAGAAACAGCAGATAGGGGATCAGCGAGGCCGCGAACAGCGGTGCGGGATCGAAGTTCATGGAGCGCTGACTCCGTCCACCACTCGGCGTCGTTGGAGCTGCCAAGCCGCAAAGGCCAGGGTGCAGTTGCCGATCACGGTGAACAGGGCCTGAAGGGTGACCAGGCCCCTCAACGCTTCGCTGTTGTCAAACAGATGCCAGGTGCAGGCGGCCATTGCACTGACGAGGGCCGGAAGCATGGCCCAGGCCATGCCCGGCAGCCCGCGCCGATGCATCAAGACGATCGCGACGCACCACTCGACCACGGAGGCGACGTGGATCCACCAGGTTCCGAGTGACAACGCGTGCATGCCCTGAATCCTAGGAATCGGTTGATAATGCCCGGAGTGAACAGGCTGCTGTCCGTGGTCCGCCCCACTGCGCCTGTATTGCTGCTTTGCGGCTACTACGGAGAGCACAACCTTGGCGACGACGCACTGCTTCAGGTGCTGCTGTCGTCACTTCCCCAGCCGCAGCAGCTGCTGATTACCGCCCGCGATCCGGCACCCGTTCTGGCTTTGGCTCCGTCGGCGCAGACGGTGAATCGTCGTTCCTTGCTGCTTTGTCTTCGTGCGGCCCTGCGGGCGGATGTGCTCGTACTTGGTGGCGGGAGCCTGCTGCAGGACAGCACCAGCTTCAGCAGCCTTGTTTATTACTTCCTGCTGATGGTGGTTGCCCGCCTCGGTGGCGCTGAGGTGGTTCTTTGGGGGCAGGGCCTTGGACCCTTGCAACGTCGGATCAGTCGGCTATTGGTTCGCATGGTTTTGCCCTTCTGCAAAGCAGCGAGTTGGAGGGATCAGCGCTCCTTTGATTGGGCCCAGTGCTGGGCCCCAAAGCTGCCGATGGT contains:
- a CDS encoding nucleoside triphosphate pyrophosphohydrolase family protein, coding for MEMNSYQDAARKTAAYPDVGRNPIYPTLGLTGEAGEVADKVKKVIRDREGVFDADTREAIKLELGDVLWYVAQLASELGYDLDEVAEANLQKLSSRAARGRIGGSGDQR
- the dxs gene encoding 1-deoxy-D-xylulose-5-phosphate synthase; translation: MHLGDLKHPNELHGLSPAQLEDVARQIRERHLQVVSTSGGHLGPGLGVVELTLALYQTLDLDHDRVIWDVGHQAYPHKLITGRFNEFDSLRQQHGVAGYLKRSESDFDHFGAGHASTSISAALGMAMARDNRGESFKCVAVIGDGALTGGMALEAINHAGHLPNTPFLVVLNDNDMSISPPVGALSNVLNRARLSPPMQFLSGSVEESVRHLPFMGGEIPAELNRLKGSMRRLAVPKVGAVFEELGFTYMGPIDGHDIGEMVRTFQAAHREGGPVLVHVVTKKGKGYPYAEADQVGYHAQSAFDLGTGKAIPSSKPKPPSYSKVFGQTLVKLCEQNSRVIGITAAMATGTGLDLLQKAVPDQYVDVGIAEQHAVTLAAGMACEGLRPVVAIYSTFLQRAYDQLIHDVGIQKLPVTFVLDRAGIVGADGPTHQGQYDISYMRAIPNFTVMAPKDEAELQQMLVTCLHHDGPTALRIPRGSGEGVPLMEEGWESLPIGRGELLREGNDLMIVAYGSMVAPALATATLLEEAGLSTTVINARFLRPLDQALIHPLARRIPRVVTMEEGALPGGFGAAVLESLIDQDINVSMLRIGIPDQLVDHATPQQSKEALGLTPAQMAERILERFSNTSGDLPSTASIKALQA
- the ilvA gene encoding threonine ammonia-lyase, biosynthetic, with translation MTDYLQRILRARVYDVARETPLDHAPNLSRRLNNAVWLKREDLQPVFSFKLRGAYNRMAQLSADELKRGVIASSAGNHAQGVALSAKRLGCRAVIVMPSTTPEVKVRAVRALGGDVVLHGETYDECSAEAQRRCKAEGLTFIHPFDDPEVIAGQGTIGMEIMRQAEQPPNAIYVAVGGGGLIAGIAAYVKRLWPETEVIGVEPVDADALSRSLEQGKRVELEQVGLFADGVAVRKVGQHTFELAQQFVDRMVRVDTDAICAAIKDVFEDTRSILEPAGALAVAGLKQDVADRHLAGSNLVAVACGANMNFDRLRFIAERAELGEEREAMLAVEIPESPGSLRRLCELLRERSLTEFSYRMTDGATAQIFIGVQVKDESDRASLLNQLERGGFPCLDLSENEFAKVHLRHMVGGRLPSSARTACAGECKELLYRFEFPERPGALMSFVDALHPGWSISIFHYRNHGADVGRIVVGVLVPEQEKEGWTDFLDALGYRHWDETNNPAYGLFL
- the ftsH gene encoding ATP-dependent zinc metalloprotease FtsH; the protein is MNQRWRLLALWLLPIGVVLLIGWQVVSNGGINGLSQDSNGTTVAPRNAAVARMSYGRFLDYVEAGRVTAVDIYDGGRNAVIEAVDPDLDNRVQRLRVDLPGLAPELINTLKTEGISFDIHPPRTAPPALGVLGNLAFPLLLIGALIFLARRNSNMPGGPGQAMQFGKSKARFMMEAETGVMFDDVAGVTEAKQELQEVVTFLKQPERFTSVGAQIPRGLLLVGPPGTGKTLLAKAIAGEAGVPFFSLSGSEFVEMFVGVGASRVRDLFKKAKENSPCLIFIDEIDAVGRQRGAGIGGGNDEREQTLNQLLTEMDGFEGNSGIIIIAATNRPDVLDSALMRPGRFDRQVTVDAPDIKGRLAILDVHCRNKKLEDELSLESIARRTPGFTGADLANLMNEAAILTARRRKDAIGLSEIDDAVDRIIAGMEGRPLTDGRSKRLIAYHEVGHALIGTLVKDHDPVQKVTLVPRGQAQGLTWFSPDEEQTLVTRAQLKARIMGALGGRAAEDVVFGHQEVTTGAGGDIQQVASMARNMVTRLGMSDLGPVALEGGSQEVFLGRDLMSRSEVSESISQQIDIQVRNMVKRCYDETVEIVAANREAMDRLVELLIEKETMNGDEFKAVVAEFTAVPEKDRTVVTLD
- the pyk gene encoding pyruvate kinase gives rise to the protein MGQFDLNRRTKIVATIGPATESPQRIKELVKAGATTFRLNFSHGDHSEHAARIATIRQVSEELGQTIGILQDLQGPKIRLGRFAEGPITLANGDPFTLTSRPVSCDKTIATVTYDKLADEVTAGSRILLDDGRVEMRVDTVDKAQQTLHCTVTVGGVLSNNKGVNFPDVQLSVRALTDKDKTDLAFGLSQGVDWVALSFVRNPSDMEEIRGLIREQGHETPVVAKIEKFEAIDQIDSILPLCDGVMVARGDLGVEMPAEEVPLLQKELISKANSLGIPIITATQMLDSMASSPRPTRAEVSDVANAILDGTDAVMLSNETAVGDFPVEAVQTMATIARRIEKDYPQRSIDSHLPSTVPNALSGAVSTIASQLNASAILPLTKSGATARNVSKFRPAAPILAVTPDRTVACRLQLVWGVTPLVIPQGERTTQTFHAAMVKARELDLLKEGDLVVQSAGTHSGVSGSTDLVKVSIVSNEAEATLI
- the scpB gene encoding SMC-Scp complex subunit ScpB, with protein sequence MTSASLPTRLEAILYLKGRPVSVGELTELADSDRRSVEEALVALTASYAQRDSALEIVEQSGRYGLQLRPGMGDLVKDLLPVNLSTATLRTLATIALKKRILQSDLVDLRGSGAYDHIKELLAQEFIERRRQSEGRSYWLTLTEKFHRTFSVLPDLGATDLTEAA
- a CDS encoding ABC transporter permease: MNRRMPATETVRMALSTLRSNRLRSLLTMVGIVIGNASVITLVGVGRGAQGLAEGQLNNLGANVLFVVPGNTNTRRQGVTRPKTLVLEDAEAIAAQVPSVKRVAPLVNTNQVVQAGARSATGAVFGVTPEFLPVRSFEVAKGRFISAKAVAGARAVAVLGSDLRKKMFPTGSAIGQQVRIGNQSFEVIGVMAPKGAVFGSNQDENIYIPITTMVNRITGRDPIYGVSLNSISVEARDEQSINAASFQINNLLRQRHRILRDDDFVVRSQKDALTIVSTITGGLTLMLGAIGGISLLVGGIGIMNIMLVSVSERTEEIGLRKALGARSTDVLQQFLVESLVLASLGGAIGTLVGLGTVSLVAAVTPLPAAIGATTVMFTVGLSGSIGLFFGVVPARRAAKLDPIVALRSL
- a CDS encoding YggT family protein, with the protein product MESLPVTLLQVLSQTLQIYSLVLIVRVLLSWFPNLDWGNPVLSSVSAITDPYLNAFRGLIPPLGGIDLSAILAFLALNLLQSLVGQSISAFYMSGSTW